One genomic region from Phycisphaerae bacterium encodes:
- the cysS gene encoding cysteine--tRNA ligase, with protein MPLRVFNTLTQSKEPFEPVQPGKVGMYVCGPTVYKPSHIGHAVGPIIFDTVKRYLQFKGYEVTWVVNITDVDDKLIDEAKAQGCGVMELAERVTASYLDALRQLNVTGIDHMPKASETIADIIAMCRRLIDKGAAYVSGGDVYFDVSKDADYGKLTRRRPEDQQAGGRELASGEKRNPGDFALWKATKPGEPPEVQFDSPWGKGRPGWHIECSAMSAKILGESFDIHGGGMDLMFPHHENEIAQSETCFDKPFVRYWMHNGLTRFNTKKISKSDPEMRRLMDQLTLTNLLSKHSGEMLRFFVLSTHYRRPIEFSDEELAAKKKGLDTFYRLFDRIQRITGSDPYAGGPGLEATSPETKSASARAFVKQCQEHRDRFIEAMDDDFNTGAATGVMFDLATAVNRFIDTEKLDSGGDPETKQMAMQAVQTLRALGKILGLFEKRPAVPVSAGDTMVDELMQILITVRAEARKAKQFALADIIRDRLAALSIKLEDRPDGTTWRKGA; from the coding sequence ATGCCATTGAGAGTCTTCAACACGCTGACGCAGAGTAAGGAGCCGTTTGAACCGGTTCAGCCCGGCAAGGTTGGGATGTACGTCTGCGGACCGACGGTCTACAAGCCGAGTCACATCGGACACGCGGTCGGACCGATCATCTTCGATACGGTCAAGCGGTACCTTCAATTCAAGGGCTACGAGGTCACGTGGGTTGTGAACATCACGGACGTCGATGACAAGCTCATCGACGAAGCCAAAGCCCAGGGGTGCGGAGTGATGGAGCTCGCCGAACGCGTCACCGCCAGCTATCTTGACGCCCTGCGGCAACTTAACGTCACCGGCATCGACCACATGCCCAAGGCCAGCGAGACTATCGCTGACATCATTGCCATGTGCCGGCGGCTGATCGATAAAGGGGCAGCCTATGTGTCGGGCGGTGACGTGTATTTCGACGTTTCCAAGGACGCGGACTACGGCAAGCTGACGCGGCGGCGTCCGGAAGACCAACAGGCAGGCGGACGCGAACTGGCGAGCGGCGAGAAGCGTAATCCGGGCGACTTTGCGTTGTGGAAAGCCACCAAACCGGGCGAACCGCCGGAGGTGCAGTTCGACTCGCCGTGGGGCAAGGGCCGGCCCGGCTGGCACATCGAGTGCTCGGCGATGAGCGCCAAGATTCTGGGCGAATCGTTCGACATCCATGGTGGTGGCATGGACTTGATGTTCCCCCATCATGAAAACGAGATCGCCCAGTCGGAGACCTGCTTCGACAAGCCGTTCGTCCGTTACTGGATGCACAACGGCCTGACGCGGTTCAACACCAAGAAGATCAGCAAGTCGGATCCGGAGATGCGCCGGCTGATGGATCAGTTGACCCTGACCAATCTCCTCTCGAAGCACTCGGGAGAGATGCTCCGGTTCTTCGTACTCAGCACCCATTACCGGCGCCCGATCGAGTTTTCGGATGAGGAGCTGGCCGCCAAGAAGAAGGGGCTCGACACGTTCTATCGGCTCTTCGATCGCATCCAGCGGATCACGGGGAGCGATCCTTACGCCGGGGGACCAGGCCTCGAGGCTACTTCTCCGGAGACGAAGAGCGCGTCGGCCCGGGCCTTCGTGAAGCAGTGCCAGGAACATCGCGACCGCTTCATCGAGGCGATGGACGACGACTTCAACACTGGTGCGGCGACGGGTGTCATGTTTGACCTGGCGACGGCCGTCAACCGATTCATCGACACGGAGAAACTCGATTCGGGCGGCGACCCTGAAACCAAGCAGATGGCCATGCAGGCCGTGCAAACGCTCCGAGCCCTCGGCAAAATCCTGGGGTTGTTCGAGAAGCGCCCGGCCGTGCCCGTATCAGCCGGCGACACGATGGTCGATGAATTGATGCAGATACTGATTACCGTCCGCGCTGAGGCCCGCAAGGCCAAGCAGTTTGCCTTGGCCGACATCATCCGCGACCGGTTGGCGGCGTTGAGCATCAAGCTCGAGGATCGTCCGGACGGAACGACGTGGCGAAAGGGCGCTTAG
- the folK gene encoding 2-amino-4-hydroxy-6-hydroxymethyldihydropteridine diphosphokinase produces MPISGPTVQQATGDAIEAASVSHVAYIGLGANLRDRRANILAATDLLRQAPRVASVSLSSLYETEPAGGPAGQGMYLNAAARVETDLDASALLAVLLDIEARLGRQRSEKWGPRTIDLDLLLFDDQVIDTPALTIPHPRMHERRFVLEPLAEIGGNAVHPVLRLTIQQLLDRLPEQVLKRDGPASPLR; encoded by the coding sequence GTGCCGATCTCGGGACCGACCGTCCAGCAGGCGACCGGGGACGCGATCGAGGCTGCAAGCGTGTCGCACGTGGCGTATATCGGGCTTGGGGCCAATCTCAGGGATCGCCGGGCGAACATCCTGGCCGCAACCGACTTGCTGCGCCAGGCACCGAGAGTTGCCAGCGTCAGTCTGAGTTCGCTGTACGAGACCGAGCCGGCAGGGGGACCGGCCGGCCAGGGGATGTATCTCAACGCGGCCGCCCGCGTGGAGACCGATCTGGATGCGAGCGCCCTGCTGGCGGTGCTTCTGGACATCGAGGCTCGGCTCGGACGACAACGGTCTGAGAAGTGGGGCCCGCGGACGATCGACCTGGATCTTCTGCTCTTCGACGATCAGGTCATCGATACGCCCGCACTGACTATTCCCCATCCCCGCATGCACGAGCGACGCTTCGTGCTCGAACCGCTGGCCGAGATCGGCGGCAACGCCGTCCATCCCGTTCTGCGGTTGACCATCCAGCAACTGCTGGATCGGCTGCCGGAGCAGGTGCTGAAGCGAGACGGTCCAGCCTCCCCGCTTCGGTAA
- a CDS encoding Gfo/Idh/MocA family oxidoreductase: MSSDRAISRRGLIRRAAAGLAAPYFVRASALGKDGTTAPSNRIIYGLIGCGPHGVDWNLVQIFRYSDAQVIAVCDVDEARCLTGKARVDEHYAESLGRDNYKACATYGDFRELINRKDIDVIANCTPDHWHVIPAIMAAKAGKDVICEKPLTLTVAEGKALCEVIKQTGRIFQTASENRSIDSYIHMCELVRNGRIGKLRHIRVSLPAGNETRGENFNDRQVQPPPKGFNYEMWQGQAPEAPYCPARCHGSFRWNLAYSGGRLTDWGAHMIDLAQWGNGTENTGPIEVEGTGKFPPRDALFNTAEEFDLRYRYANGVTLNVVSKGPGIRFEGTDGWIGFEGWRAPLQAGDPKILASKIGPNEIRLYRPSEVVPRTEGMKGGEHRNFIDCVKSRKPCYAPAETGHRTISIAHIGNIAMLLGRKLKWDPQAEEFIGDAEANAMLSRKQREPWTLANIDSWLKA; this comes from the coding sequence ATGTCATCAGATCGAGCGATCAGTCGTCGAGGTTTGATCAGGCGGGCGGCGGCGGGTCTGGCCGCGCCTTACTTCGTGCGTGCTTCGGCCCTCGGCAAGGATGGGACGACGGCTCCGAGCAACCGGATCATCTACGGACTGATCGGCTGCGGGCCGCACGGCGTCGACTGGAACCTGGTGCAGATCTTCCGCTACAGCGATGCGCAGGTTATTGCCGTCTGCGACGTTGACGAGGCGCGCTGCCTGACAGGCAAGGCCCGCGTCGATGAGCACTACGCTGAGTCGCTGGGCCGCGACAACTACAAAGCTTGTGCGACCTACGGCGATTTCCGCGAGCTGATCAACCGTAAAGACATTGACGTGATCGCCAATTGTACGCCCGACCACTGGCATGTGATCCCGGCTATCATGGCTGCCAAGGCCGGTAAAGACGTCATCTGTGAGAAACCACTGACGTTGACCGTGGCCGAGGGCAAGGCGCTGTGCGAGGTCATCAAGCAGACCGGCCGTATCTTCCAGACCGCCTCGGAGAACCGCTCGATCGACAGCTACATTCACATGTGCGAGCTGGTCCGCAACGGCCGGATCGGGAAGCTACGACACATTCGCGTTTCCCTGCCTGCAGGCAACGAGACCCGCGGCGAGAACTTCAACGACCGCCAGGTGCAGCCGCCGCCCAAGGGCTTCAACTACGAAATGTGGCAGGGACAGGCGCCGGAAGCACCTTACTGCCCGGCCCGTTGCCACGGCAGCTTCCGGTGGAACCTGGCTTATTCCGGCGGCCGTCTGACCGACTGGGGCGCCCACATGATCGACCTGGCCCAGTGGGGCAACGGCACCGAGAATACCGGCCCGATCGAGGTCGAAGGCACCGGGAAGTTTCCGCCTCGCGACGCCCTGTTCAACACGGCCGAGGAATTCGACCTCCGCTACCGATACGCCAACGGCGTGACCTTAAACGTGGTCAGCAAGGGACCGGGTATCCGGTTTGAAGGCACCGACGGTTGGATCGGCTTTGAGGGCTGGCGCGCCCCGTTGCAGGCCGGCGACCCGAAGATCCTGGCATCGAAGATTGGCCCGAACGAGATCCGCTTGTACCGCCCGAGCGAGGTGGTACCCCGGACGGAAGGAATGAAAGGCGGCGAGCACCGCAACTTCATCGACTGCGTCAAGTCTCGCAAGCCGTGCTACGCCCCCGCCGAGACAGGCCACCGGACGATCAGCATCGCTCACATCGGCAACATCGCCATGCTGCTCGGTCGCAAGCTCAAGTGGGACCCGCAGGCCGAAGAGTTCATCGGCGACGCCGAGGCCAATGCCATGCTCAGCCGCAAGCAGCGCGAGCCCTGGACCCTGGCGAACATCGACTCGTGGCTGAAGGCCTGA
- a CDS encoding peptidylprolyl isomerase codes for MTRHPYFICVLAALTLGQMCTQQDGPDKPEPLTLPRVKLVTTRGSLTIELFTNHTSAATTFKELVDAGYYNNTIFHDVRQGKWIVGGQYYANMDRNVKKPLVNDSSNGLRNTRGRVSLYGPTREFSEGVPQFLINLADNTELDYTPGSGEPVDYTVIGRVVDTGGMSVADAIGNAPTGTRNTNDDPPELLSHVPQEDIIINDAYVGAGVDADAGPDLVGLLNQDVVLDGSGSESLYDKKLTYAWAQTGGASVTLTSVNTGQAKFRPGATGTYTFELTVTDEDGESDSDTVKVTIVSEPNVRLVTTKGDIVLEMYEEGAPITVANFLTYVQSGFYNGTIFHRVIAGFVDQGGGYLPDLTQPSGLRAPIVNEFDPSRPNRRGTISMARTSDLNSATSQFFINLVDNTNLDNPRSGYAVFGRVVEGMNVADDIARGATETREDPNGNPFDDVPVEDVVITSATIEARPPAPQFVTTASGLQYKDIAIGTGPAVTADSTIKVYYTGRLTDENGEIFDSSGETKTNPATFTLTDLILGWQEGLTNYDMRVGGTRVLIIPPELGYGAAGSPPDIPPNATLCFEIEVVEVQETSE; via the coding sequence ATGACCCGCCATCCATACTTCATCTGCGTTCTGGCCGCCTTGACACTTGGACAGATGTGTACGCAGCAGGACGGTCCCGACAAACCGGAGCCGCTCACCCTGCCTCGGGTCAAGCTGGTTACTACGCGCGGCAGCCTGACCATCGAACTGTTCACAAACCACACGTCGGCCGCGACAACGTTCAAGGAGCTGGTCGACGCGGGCTACTACAACAACACCATTTTCCACGACGTCCGGCAAGGTAAGTGGATTGTGGGCGGACAGTACTACGCGAACATGGATCGCAACGTCAAGAAGCCGCTGGTGAACGATTCCTCCAACGGTCTTCGCAACACGCGCGGACGAGTTTCCTTGTATGGGCCGACTCGCGAGTTCAGCGAAGGTGTCCCGCAGTTTCTGATTAACCTTGCCGACAACACGGAACTCGACTATACGCCGGGCTCGGGCGAACCGGTGGACTACACCGTCATCGGCCGCGTCGTCGACACGGGCGGCATGAGCGTGGCCGACGCCATCGGGAACGCCCCCACCGGGACCCGCAACACCAACGACGACCCGCCGGAGTTGCTCTCCCACGTTCCCCAGGAGGACATCATCATCAATGACGCTTACGTTGGCGCCGGCGTCGACGCCGATGCGGGCCCTGATCTGGTCGGCTTGTTGAATCAGGACGTCGTGCTGGACGGAAGCGGAAGCGAGTCTCTGTACGACAAGAAGCTGACGTACGCGTGGGCCCAAACCGGGGGGGCGTCGGTAACACTAACGAGCGTGAACACCGGACAGGCCAAGTTCCGGCCGGGAGCCACGGGCACGTACACGTTCGAACTCACGGTGACCGACGAGGATGGGGAAAGCGACAGTGACACGGTGAAGGTGACCATCGTGAGCGAGCCCAATGTCCGCCTGGTCACGACCAAGGGCGACATCGTACTTGAAATGTATGAGGAGGGCGCCCCGATTACGGTGGCAAATTTCCTCACTTACGTGCAGAGCGGTTTCTACAACGGCACCATTTTCCACCGCGTCATCGCCGGTTTTGTTGACCAGGGCGGCGGCTATCTGCCCGATCTGACGCAGCCAAGCGGGTTGCGAGCCCCAATCGTCAATGAGTTCGACCCCTCGCGTCCCAACCGCCGGGGCACCATCTCCATGGCCCGCACCAGCGATCTCAACTCGGCGACCTCGCAGTTCTTCATCAACCTGGTCGACAACACCAACCTGGACAATCCCCGCAGCGGATACGCCGTTTTCGGCCGAGTCGTCGAAGGCATGAACGTTGCGGACGACATCGCCCGAGGAGCAACCGAAACGCGGGAGGATCCCAACGGCAACCCATTTGATGACGTGCCCGTCGAGGATGTCGTGATCACGTCCGCGACGATTGAAGCGCGTCCGCCCGCCCCTCAGTTCGTGACCACGGCAAGCGGCTTGCAGTACAAAGACATTGCGATCGGTACCGGCCCGGCGGTGACAGCAGATTCCACCATCAAGGTCTATTACACCGGTCGTCTGACCGACGAAAACGGCGAGATATTCGATTCCAGCGGCGAAACCAAGACCAATCCGGCAACCTTCACCTTGACCGACCTGATCCTGGGGTGGCAGGAAGGCCTGACGAACTATGACATGCGAGTCGGCGGCACTCGTGTGCTGATCATTCCGCCTGAGCTGGGCTACGGTGCAGCCGGATCCCCGCCGGATATTCCTCCGAACGCCACGCTTTGTTTTGAAATCGAGGTCGTGGAGGTGCAGGAGACATCCGAGTAA
- a CDS encoding helix-hairpin-helix domain-containing protein, translating to MIVRMTGTISEVHEGYMVIERDGVGYEVLICGYAAAELAACQGQERTLHMMEYLEGSAAGGNLIPRLVGFLHPEDRAFFERFITVKGIGVRKALKALSQPVAAVASAIESSDARSLARLPGIGKRAADQIIAELKGKVTEFAAAATELESAAISAESWPPEQRDAMEVMIALGERRADAQRWLARAAQLHPGEHPPDEWIHLAYRIRSSEG from the coding sequence ATGATCGTACGAATGACCGGCACCATCTCGGAAGTGCATGAAGGATACATGGTCATCGAACGAGACGGGGTCGGGTATGAGGTGCTGATCTGCGGCTATGCGGCGGCGGAATTGGCTGCCTGCCAGGGCCAGGAGCGGACCCTACATATGATGGAGTACCTCGAGGGTAGCGCCGCAGGCGGCAACCTGATTCCCCGGCTGGTCGGGTTCCTGCACCCGGAAGATCGGGCCTTCTTCGAGCGCTTCATCACCGTGAAGGGCATCGGCGTCCGCAAGGCCCTCAAGGCGCTGTCTCAGCCCGTGGCGGCGGTGGCCTCGGCGATCGAGTCATCCGACGCCCGCAGCCTGGCCAGGCTGCCGGGGATCGGCAAGCGGGCGGCGGATCAGATCATCGCGGAGCTAAAGGGCAAAGTGACGGAATTCGCGGCCGCAGCGACCGAGCTTGAGTCTGCGGCCATATCCGCGGAAAGCTGGCCACCCGAGCAGCGCGACGCCATGGAGGTGATGATCGCCCTTGGCGAGCGGCGGGCCGATGCTCAGCGGTGGCTGGCCAGGGCGGCGCAGCTTCACCCCGGCGAGCACCCGCCCGACGAGTGGATCCATCTGGCTTACCGCATTCGAAGCAGCGAGGGTTGA
- the ruvB gene encoding Holliday junction branch migration DNA helicase RuvB: MARERVISTTSMSMDEERFNESLRPERLDEIVGQQKIVEQLRIALEAATKRQEPLEHVLLAGPPGLGKTTFAQVIARELGATIRITSGPAINKAGDLMHWLTEMKRGDVLFIDEIHRLNRSVEEFLYAAMEDFRVDFTIDSGIGGRTVNIALRPFTLIGATTRSGLLTAPMRDRFGIQFHFEFYTREDLAEVLRRSARKLKIEAEEEALARIAARARGTPRVANRLLKRTRDYAQVRADGKLTAAVVEKALSLLQVDHLGLDELDRSFLNSLIKTYGGGPAGIEALAATLGQERDTLEDVVEPYLLQIGFVIRTRQGRSATKAAYDHLGLPFTPSAAAAEEIHETLFDEAE, from the coding sequence ATGGCCCGTGAGCGCGTCATCAGCACAACTTCGATGAGCATGGATGAGGAGCGGTTCAACGAATCGCTTCGCCCCGAGCGTCTCGACGAGATCGTCGGCCAGCAGAAGATCGTCGAGCAGCTTCGTATCGCGCTGGAGGCGGCGACCAAGCGTCAGGAGCCTCTCGAGCACGTGCTGCTGGCCGGGCCGCCGGGTCTGGGCAAGACGACGTTCGCGCAAGTCATCGCTCGCGAGCTGGGCGCGACCATCCGCATCACCAGCGGCCCGGCGATCAACAAGGCCGGCGACCTGATGCATTGGCTGACGGAGATGAAGCGAGGCGACGTGCTGTTCATTGACGAGATTCACCGCCTCAATCGGTCGGTCGAGGAGTTTCTCTACGCGGCGATGGAGGATTTCCGGGTTGATTTCACCATAGATAGCGGGATCGGCGGCCGGACGGTCAACATTGCCCTTCGGCCGTTCACGCTCATTGGCGCGACCACTCGCTCGGGCCTGCTCACGGCCCCGATGCGCGACCGCTTCGGCATCCAATTCCACTTCGAGTTCTACACGAGGGAAGACCTGGCCGAGGTGCTGCGGCGATCCGCGCGCAAACTCAAGATCGAGGCGGAGGAAGAGGCGTTGGCCCGCATCGCCGCCCGGGCCCGCGGAACGCCGCGAGTCGCCAACCGCCTGCTCAAGCGGACCCGCGACTACGCCCAGGTTCGGGCCGACGGCAAGCTGACTGCAGCGGTCGTGGAAAAGGCTTTGAGCTTATTGCAGGTTGACCACCTCGGTCTTGACGAGCTCGACCGTTCGTTTCTGAACTCGCTGATCAAGACTTACGGGGGCGGGCCGGCGGGGATCGAGGCCCTGGCCGCCACGCTCGGACAGGAGCGCGATACGCTGGAAGACGTCGTCGAGCCCTACTTACTCCAGATCGGGTTCGTCATCCGAACGCGCCAAGGTCGCTCGGCCACCAAGGCGGCGTACGATCATCTGGGCCTGCCCTTCACTCCTTCGGCCGCCGCGGCCGAGGAAATTCATGAGACGCTTTTTGACGAAGCGGAGTAA
- a CDS encoding crossover junction endodeoxyribonuclease RuvC: protein MSATTQIICGVDPGLRQTGYGVILVDDEEDTVRVLDAGVVRCSRSEALSLRLAELATGFAEVLDDHRVELVAVEEIYSHYSRPRTAILMAHARGVILLEAAQRDIRVIHLPATSVKRHVTGNGRATKDQMQRAVTDLLKLHRIPEPPDVADALAIALCAACVIRQPARVPPSNNDQLLSH, encoded by the coding sequence TTGTCTGCGACCACACAGATCATCTGCGGAGTCGACCCGGGTCTGCGGCAGACCGGATACGGCGTCATCCTGGTTGATGACGAGGAAGACACGGTACGCGTTCTTGATGCAGGCGTGGTCCGCTGCAGCCGGAGCGAAGCCCTATCCCTGAGGCTGGCCGAGCTGGCAACCGGCTTTGCCGAGGTGCTGGATGACCATCGGGTGGAGCTGGTGGCCGTGGAGGAGATCTACTCACACTACAGCCGGCCGCGAACGGCCATTCTGATGGCGCATGCGCGGGGCGTCATCCTGCTGGAGGCGGCCCAGCGCGATATCCGCGTCATCCATCTGCCGGCCACGAGCGTGAAGCGCCACGTCACGGGCAACGGTCGGGCCACTAAGGACCAGATGCAACGAGCGGTTACTGATCTGCTCAAACTCCACCGGATACCTGAGCCGCCCGACGTCGCCGACGCCTTGGCGATCGCCCTGTGTGCCGCGTGCGTGATACGGCAGCCGGCTCGTGTGCCACCAAGCAACAACGACCAGCTTCTATCTCACTGA
- the ispF gene encoding 2-C-methyl-D-erythritol 2,4-cyclodiphosphate synthase, whose protein sequence is MNDQAATGIDRVGIGTDLHRLKAGRRLVLGHVPIEFDQGPVGHSDGDVLLHAVIDALLGAAGLPDIGELFPDTDAAYRGIDSARLLERALALVADRGFVPVNVDAIIHAERPKLGPHKKAIREEVARLLGLVPEAVSIKAKTNEGVDAVGRGEAIACTVVVGLRRT, encoded by the coding sequence TTGAACGATCAGGCAGCGACCGGGATTGACCGCGTGGGGATTGGAACGGACCTTCACCGGCTGAAGGCCGGCCGTCGGCTGGTTCTCGGCCATGTGCCCATCGAGTTTGACCAAGGACCGGTCGGGCACAGCGACGGCGATGTCCTGCTCCACGCCGTTATCGACGCCCTGCTTGGGGCGGCAGGCCTGCCGGACATCGGCGAACTGTTCCCGGACACGGATGCGGCCTACAGAGGAATTGACAGCGCCCGACTCCTGGAGCGAGCCTTAGCCTTGGTGGCCGATCGCGGTTTCGTGCCCGTGAACGTGGATGCGATCATTCACGCCGAACGGCCCAAATTGGGGCCTCACAAGAAAGCAATCCGGGAAGAGGTCGCCCGGCTGCTGGGCCTGGTGCCAGAGGCGGTGAGCATCAAGGCCAAGACCAACGAAGGCGTCGATGCTGTCGGCCGGGGGGAGGCCATTGCCTGCACTGTTGTTGTTGGGCTGAGGAGAACGTAG